The stretch of DNA TTCATATAAATTGACACATGAAAAATCTTTATCATACCAGCTTATTTCATCATTTGAATTCTTAATCCAATAAGTATCATTTAATGAAACTCCATTATTAATCTTTAAATAATCAAATGGATCTGGTCTATCACTAAGCATTAAAGCTTCTATTACATTTTCTATATGTTCTCTATTGGTTGGAATTGGTCTGCTATCTAACCAAAAATCAAATATATCTATATTATCCTTTAATCTGTATGGTAATATATTTCTATTTTCCTCATATATTTTTATAACTTCATACTTCTTATCAAGTGTATCAACTTTCTTAAAATCTATTAGAGGTTTATCTTTGGAATATAGTGTATATATATTTTCCATTATTTCACTCTCCCTCTTATATTCTACGTATATCTTTAATAATATAATATCTTAGATATTATATTATAACAATAGTTTATCACATACTAAATGGAACTGTAATTTTGATATAGGGCTATGTGAATAAACTATATTCAGGTAGCGAGATTGAAATTAAAAGCAAAGAAAAAAGCACCCATCCGACCAAGAATAGTGCTTTAAACTCTTAATTAAATCTCTATTTAATTCATATAATAGCCCTAAAACAAAATAAATGTTCTAAGGATTACTTAGTGTTACAGGCACTAAGCTTTTCTTATTTATATAATATCACGTTTTTTTAAAAAATAAACATAATTTTTTGTATCTTATGCCGTTAAAAATAATACAAAGTAAAATAATATAATTGCAATTATAATACTTCCAAGTGCATATAAAAGTTTTTTCATAGTATTCCTCACTATTCTTTATCTTTAAAAATTATTTCATATTTTTTTAAATCATATACATTCCCAAAAAATGCTGTTAACATTTTTTCTCCATTAGTACGAGCATTATCTAATAAACCATTTGCAATAGAATCTTTTTCTGCTTTTTCTTTTAATTCCTTCATTACTTCATTATTTTCTGTAATGGTAACTTTAGTAAAGATACTATCATCCTCATGATATATTTTAAATGAACCTAAGTCTATTTCACTACTTAATACCTTTGACTTTGGTAGCTTTACTTCAATGCTAGTCCCATTTTCTTTCCACTCAATATCTTCAAAATTAAAACCAGCTTTTATAACTATATCGTAGCTATATATGTATTTACTTTGCGTAAATGGTATTGTAATTCCAAACAAGTTCCTTGACTTATCTGTAACATTTAATTCTGTACAATAGGCAGTTTGGGTAGCTAACTCTCCAATATCTTCAAATCCAATTTTTGTAGTCTTATTATCAAATGAAACAAATTTACTTAATCCAATTGCTACAGCAACAATACATGCTAGAATCACAATACCTATTATTTTCTGTTTAATAGAATACCTTTTTAAAAACTTTAATTTAATCCCACCCTTTTTTACCATTTCATTTTGCATACTCATAAACTTTTCCTCTCCCTTTACTTAAAATTCTTCATTACAATAAAGCATACAATTTTCATAAAATAGCATGTCTAAATTCTTAGATGCCTTTATAAATTCTACATAAAAATACATTTTTTATTAGATAAATTAACATAATTATAGCATATTTTTAAATACCCAACTATATTAACTCTAAAAATATGTGTTTATAATCTTAATTCCCTTTTTACATCTTAAAATGACATTTTCCCATTTTATTCTTATGTATATGTTATACATAATTATGTTATAATTTTAAAGTAATATATTAAAATTAAAAGCAAAGAAAAAAGTGCCCCATCCTGCAAAGAGTAGAACTTTTTCTTAATTAATCTTCAATTAATCTTTACCTATTACAACTCTCATATTTTCATCATATTCAATACCTAATTCCTTATATAACTTATCATTTAACTTTATAAGTTTATCATGATAATCCTTGTACTAATTACTTAATATTTTCATGTTAGGTAAAAAGATATCATAGTATCCGCTACTATTAAAAAATTCATTAAGTTGCTTTTTAAACCTATAGAACGGATTCATAATCTTTAATAATGATTTATCATTTTGTTTTTCTATATTATCTAATAATTTTTGCTTATATTTTTCTAACTCTTCCCCTTCTGCATTTAACATATTATTTATTTCACTCTATGTATTTTCTACTAATTAAATTTAGAGTATTACTTATGATACAGTTCAACTTTATATATTCTAATATATAAAATAAATGCAATAATACTTCCATTTAAAATCATTGAAATACTTATTAAAAACTCACTAAAAATTATACTAATAATAAATACTAAAGACATTAATCCAACTACCAATTGCCACTCATAATTGCTTTTTATTTTTTGAGTAATTTCTTGAAACCAGCTACACTTCTTATTTAATTGTATAAATATAGTTAAACTAATTATGTAGGAAATTATCATTAGTAAAATATTTATAGATTTATTCAAATTAATCATCCCCTTATAATAAAATATTATTAACATAAATAATTTATTTTGTATAATTAAAGGTGGATAAATCGTTTATCCACCTTGTTTTTAAACTTAATTTGCTGTTATTTTTAATTTTATAATTCTTTATTTTCAACTTCGTTGTTAATTCTTTTAATTAACTCTTCTAGTTCCATACTACCTTCATCGCCATTCTTTCTACTACGCATAGAAATCTTATTTTCCTGCTCTTCTTTTTCTCCAATAACAATAATGTATTGGATTCTTTCGTTTCTTGCTTCTCTTATTTTATATCCTATTTTTTCGCTTCTAGAATCCATTTCAACTCTTATTCCATTAGCATTTAGTTTGTTTTTAACTTCTTCTGAATAAGCATTGAACTTATCTGATATTGGTAGTATTTTAACTTGAATTGGAGCAAGCCATGTTGGGAATTTACCTGCAAAGTGTTCAATTAATATTCCTATAAATCTTTCTATACTTCCGAATATTACTCTATGAATAACTATTGGTCTATGCTTTTCTCCATCTTTTCCTATATAGTCTAGTTCAAATCTTTGTGGAAGTTGGAAATCTAATTGAATTGTTCCACATTGCCAAGTTCTACCTAAGCTATCTTCAAGGTGAAAATCTATTTTAGGTCCATAAAATGCGCCATCACCTTCATTTATTACATAGTCTAAGTTAAGTTCATTTAATGCTGCTTTTAGTGATTCTTCTGCTAAATTCCAGTCTTCATCACTTCCCATAGAGTCTTCTGGTCTTGTAGATAATTCAATGCTGTATTTGAAGCCAAATATTGAATATACTTTATCAATAAGGTCTACTACACCTTTTATTTCAGATTTTATTTGGTCTGGTAACATGAAAATATGTGCATCATCTTGAGTAAAGGCTCTAACTCTCATAAGTCCATGTAATGCTCCTGAAAGTTCATGTCTATGAACTCTTCCAAGTTCTCCAACTCTCATTGGGAAATCTCTATATGAATGTGCTTCTGATTTATAAACTAGCATTCCTCCTGGGCAATTCATTGGCTTTAATGCAAATTCTTCTTCATCAATCATTGAAGTGTACATATTTTCTTTGTAATGATACCAATGTCCTGAAGTTTCCCATAGCTTTTTATTTAACATAATTGGTGTTTCAACTTCAACATATCCAGCATCATAATGAAGCTTTCTCCAGAAATCAATTAAAGTATTTTTAAGTACTACACCCTTAGGTAAGAAGAATGGGAAACCTGGCCCCTCATTCATAAATGTAAATAACTTTAATTCTTTGCCTAATTTTCTATGGTCTCTTTTCTTAGCTTCTTCTAAGTTATGAAGATGTTTTTCTAGTTGTTCTTTATTTGAAAATGCTACACCATATACTCTTTGTAACATCTTATTTTTTTCGTTTCCTCTCCAATATGCCCCAGCTACACTTGTTAATTTAAAAGCCTTTACGTATTTTGTTGATTTAATATGAGGTCCTCTACAAAGGTCAATATGTTCACCTTGTTTGTATAAAGAGATTTTTTCATTTTCTGGTAAATCTCTTATTAATTCTACCTTATATGGCTCATCTTTTTCTTCCATTAGCTTTATAGCATCTTCTCTTGGAATATCAATTCTTTCAAAGCCTAAGTTTTCTTTAATTATATTATTCATTTCTTTTTCGATTTTTTGTAAATCCTCTGTAGTTAATGGAGTTTCTATGTCAAAATCATAATAAAATCCATTTTCTATTGAAGGTCCTATAGCTAGTTTTGCATCCTTATAAATTCTCTTTACAGCTTGTGCTAATATATGAGAGGTAGAATGTCTTATAACTTCAACTGCTTTTTCATCATCTGCTGTTAATATATTTACCTCATCATTATTTTTTAGCTTGTAGTCTAAATCAACTAAGGTCTTATTAACTTCCCCAACTACTGCTTCTTTTCCTAAATTTCTGCTAATTGATTTTGCAAGATCAAGAACAGTTGAATTTTCTTCAATTTCTCTTATTGATCCATCATTAATTCTTATTTGTATACTCATTCTTTTACCTCCTACTTAAAGTTTAATTTTAAATATAAAAAAAGCATCCATCCCTAGCTTGGGACGAATGCGATTATCCGTGGTTCCACCCAAATTGAATTAAAAAATTCAATTCTTCTCTATAGCTTTAACGACTTTCACCGATGACATTTCACTTAATTTAGCTAATAAATCATAGCTCCAGGGTAGTTTTTCTTATAGTCATATTTAGAAATACTTGCAGTCAATGATATTTCCTCCCTGAAAATTGTATTCTATAATACTTTTCCCTTTCATAGCTTATTTAATATTTAATTTATATCACCTAGATTATAGTCCTTTTAGATTATATTGTAAATACCTAATTAGTATTTAAATTCTAAATATTCAGCTCTTTGTAAATTTTATAAGGTCTACTTGAATAAACTCCTACTAAGTTTTTTACCTTTATTTCTATTCCTGATTCTTCAAGAACCTCTCTTGTTACACCTTCAATTAAATCTTCTCCATTCTCAATTTGTCCCCCTGGAAATTCCCATCCTCTATGTGGATTATTTATTTCTTGTAAATAAGGAATTTAATCGTCTATAAGATCTTTAGTTGCAGGACTTTCTATTAATCTTCCCTTATAATCAAATCTTGATCCATGACATGGACAATCCCATGTTAATTCATCTGCATTCCAATGAAGTTGGCACCCTAAATGAGCACATTTTGTTGTTACAAAAAATGCTTTACCTTCATTGTCTTTATAAACACCAACTTTTTCTCCATCATAATCAACAATTCCACCATGACCATTTTTAATATGTTCTATCCTATTACTTGGAATATAAACTTTTTGTGCAATAAAATTCTTTGCTGTTTGGCTTATATCTTTAGCTATATTATTTATTGATAATGATAAATCAAATCTTTTTGGTGAAAATATATCTGAAAAATCATTTTCTTTTTCTAATATCATATCTGATATTATCATTGCTGCTACCATAGAATTTGTCATTCCCCATTTGTTAAATCCTGTAGCAACATATATATTAGGTGTTTCATAAGAATATTCTCCTATATATGGTATTCCATCCATAGTCATGCAATCTTGAGCTGACCAATAATATTTTTCTTTTGAATTTGGAAATAATTCTTTTGTTACCTGCCTTAACTTATCATAGCTTCCACCCTCTTCATTTTCACCTGTTCTTTGGGTTATTCCGCCTAATAATAACAAGTTTTTATATGTCCTAAAGGAATACCCCTCTTTATCAGCATCTATATACATTCCATCAATATTATTTACATTTTCTAAAGCTATAACATAAGACCTTTCTTGATGCATTCGCATAAAATAATATCCTGGTGTATTCATTATTGGATAATGTGTTGCTACAACTATATGGTTTGCAGTTATCTCTCCCCTATTTGTAACTACTAAATTCTCTTTAATTTCTAACGCTCTAGTATTTTCATATATAATTAAATCCTTTGAAATATCTTTTAAAAATTTTAGTGGATTAAACTGTCCTTGATTATTAAACTTAACAGCTCCTTTAATTTCAAAAGGAAGGTTAGTTTCTTTTATAAATTCAGCCTTGATTCCTAATTTCTTAGCAGCTTCTACCTCTTCTTTAAGCTTATCTATCTCATTTAAAGAATATATATACGCTGACTTCTCTTCAAAATCACACTCTATTTTTCTTTTTTCAATAATTTCTTTATATTTTTTTATGGCTATTTCATTTGCTTTGGCATATTGCCTAGCTCCTTCTTCTCCAAATTCCAATATTAATTTGTTATAGATCAAATCATGTTGAGATGTTATCTTTGCAGTAGTATTTTTAGTGTTTCCACCTGCTATTTCATCTCCTTCAATTACAATTACATCTTTCCCACTTTCCTTTAACATGTAAGCTATTAATACTCCTGCTATTCCTGCACCAATAACTAAAATATCAGTTTTTATGTCTCCCTTTAAAGCTTCTCTTTTTTCAAAATTACAACTTTCGCTCCATATAGATTTCATAAAATCACCTCAATTTTAGTATTCCAATTTTTAAATAATATAAATAATAATTGTATGTATTTTTAATCAATTTATAAAAATCCCCCTAGAAATTTTAATAGTTTTATAGTAAAATTATAAAAAAATAATTGGAGGTATTAATTATGGCTCTTGGATATTTATTTATTTTATTCGTTGTTCTTATAGGAGTAAGTATACTTGGAATAACTTTACTTTACCTTTCAAAAAATGACAAGATAAAAAATATAGCATTTTACGCTTTAGCTGTTTGGGCAATATTAATTGCTTTTCTTAATGCAACTAGCTTACCAACAAACTACTTTACAGAAAAAAGTATTGCATGGGCTGTTGGAATAGTTTCACTAATTGGAGTTATACTTAGGCTTAAAAACCCTAAAAAAACAATTATCCCAAATATCCTTGTAACAGCTTCAATAATATTTGGATTATACACTTTAATATTTTAAATTTAATTTATAAAAATAAGCTATTGTTTCACATTACCAGATGCGAAATAATAGCTTTTAACCATTTAATTTATATATAATTAAACCATTCTCCTTTCATTTTGATATATTCGATTAAAAATAAATATCATTAAAATATTTTATGGCTTTTTATCATGTATAATTATTTGTTTATTTCCCTTTAAGTATATAATTATTTCTTCTTTTGTAATTTGTATTTCTGCCCCCATCATTCCGTAAATAAATCCTATAATCGCTATTGTTACTATAAAAATCATAAGCAGTATATTATGCTTTAAGTTTATGTGTGTAAAACCATTTATGTTAATTATCATAATAAAATACATAATGAAACAATATAAAAATATATCTAAAAATATAGATATAAAGTAGTCTAGTTTTGGATTGATAGATAAACACTCTACTTTTGGCAATCTCATTTTTTTATACTTCATAGTAACTTTTTCTATAAATATTTTTAAAATATACTTATTTATAAAAACTTGTCCCACTATTGATATAACCTTTACTATCATATTAGCTTTTGAAAATATTAATGTTAATATTGCAGTACATAAAGTTAGTAAAATATATGAATATTTTTTAATAAATTCTTTGTTCATTATGTCACATCCTTAATTGCTATTTTATATTTTTTATATCTTAATTATATACCAAGAAAATTAAGTAGAAACTATATTTTCCATAAATACCTTTACAAATTAACTTTTATGAAGAAAAATAATGTATTACTAGATGTTTATGCTAATTCTCTACCTAAAACAATTATTTTTGCTTTAGGAGGAATTTTATTATTAGTTCTTATGCTAAAAATAGATTATAGAAATTTAAAGAAGTACTGTAAATTTATTTATATATCAACAATAATTATTTCTTTGATAACAATATTCTTCTCATCTCATATAAATGGTGCTATTGGATGGGTAATTATTGGACCTATATCTTTTAATATTTTTACTATAGCTCCTTTTTTCTTAATAATTTCTCTAGCTGGGATTTTTGAAAATTGGAATTGGAATAATAAAAAATATTTATGTATAGGATTATTACTAGCTCTTTTACCCAGTTTGATTTTTATACTTGAAGCTTCATTATCTAATGCAACAATATATTTAATTGCAGCTATAACAGTAATGTTTATTTCTGGAGTAAAGTTAAAACATATAATTATTTCATTTTCACCTTTAGTTATATTCCTTACAGGATTTTTTCTTTCTGCTCCCTATAGAATTAACAGGTTATTAGGCTTTCTTAATCCATATAATGACCCTGAAGGTAGTGGCTGGATTTATATTAAGCTAAATGATTTAAGAAATTCTGCTGGATTATTTGGAAATGGTGCAATATTTGCAGCTCAATTCCTATTAAATATATTAATGAATTTCTCTGCTTCACCTATAACAGGTGTAGGACTTCCTTTTATAAGTTATGGAGGAAGCAGCTTATTAATTAACATTTTTGCTATTGCAATAATAAGTAATGTTTATAAATGGAGAAATACTCCTTTTTCATCAATAAATTAAGTAATTTAAAAGGGATATCAAAATAGATATCCCCTTTGTTATTCTTTAACCTTCAATAAATTTATTAATCTCATCTAAGTTCCAGTTTTAAATTCTAATTTCACATAATTATCCAAACTATAAAAGGAATATACATTAACAAGCATAGTACCCTTTGCCATAATCCCCCAAGTGAAAATAGACTATCTTTAAACTTTGGTTTATTCCCTATAGCAAAAAATATAAAGGATATTAAACTTAAAATAAAAAATATAAATGAAATCCAACCTAATACTATATCCCCAGAATTAAATCCTAAAATTGCAAGAAATAGATTTGAAAATTGAAGTGCTACAAACCCAATAGCTGATCCTATTCTATGTGTCTTAGACGAAACTGTAACATCTTCTTTTTTCTCATTTAGAGGAAAAAGACCTGAAATTATCTCATCTCCAAATCCATATATTGAAAGTAACAAAAATATAGTTATTGCCACTCCAAAATTTATATTTTCATAATATAAAAATATTCTATATCCAAAGAAAGGAAAAATAACTCCTGAAGCTATCATCCATAAATTATAAATAATTCCCCAAGGACTATTTTCACATCCTAAAACACTCATAACTTGATTAGTATGACTATATCCTTTATAAGGAATAGCTATAACAAACGGTATGACTAAATCTATTACCATAACACCTAAAAATAACATATCTTTCAAAACAATTCTCCTCCCAACAATACCCTCTCCATACTACTTAAAACATTAGAGAATATCATAAACTTATATTCTCTAAACACTTGTCCTACAAAATTTCACTACGTAAATTACTTTTATATTTTCTACCAATTGGTATAACCTCTCTATTACTTAATACTAATTCTATATTTTTAAATTCTCTTATTTTTGCAATATTAACTATATAACTTCTATGACATCTTTCAAAACCCTTATTACTTAAAGCTTTTTCTATATTATCTATTTTCTCATAAAACTCAAAGTAATTATCCTCAGTATATAAAATAACTTTTCCTTGCCTTGCTTCAAAATAGAATATATCTTTTAGTTTAAAAACTATAGTCTTTCCACTTCTAGTAACCTTATAGCTATCCATTAATTCTTTATTTAATTCTTCAATAGCTCTAAAGAAATTGTTTTCTATTTTTTCTTCCATTGCTGGCTTTATCATATAAGACATAGCTGATACCTCATATCCCTCTAAGGCGTACTTTTTGCTATTACTTAAAAAAATTATTTTAACAGTTTTATCCTTCTTTCTAATTTCTTTTGCAACCTTTAATCCATTAATTCCCTCTAAAATTACATCTAGAAAAATAATATCATATGAAATATCCCCATTTAAATAAGAATCTACTAATTCTTCTCCCTCATCAAATTTATCTATAATAATTCCGATATTATTCTTTAAACATATTTTCCCCAATATATTCTTAAGTAAATTTACATCCTCTTTATTATTATCACAAATAGCCACTTTCACCATACATTTTCCATCCTTAACCCGTATATAACTTAATATTTCCTCAAACAATTTATAATATTAATGTTAAATAAAAAAAAGCCAACTAAAGCATATCATAAACATACTTTAATTGACTCTAAAATCTAAAAATCTTATTTAAAATAATCTATATATGCATTAAATTAATATTTATATCAATTATTATAATATAGGTTATTGTAAATATCTTCAACTATCTATCTGTATTTAATTTTTTACTACAAAGAAGTATTACTTGTAACATTGTAAATGGAAGGGAACTATTTCTTCTATAAGCTAAATATTTTGGTACCCATTGTTTAGTGTACTTCTCTTTAAAGTTTCTAATCCCTATAAAGGAGTAAAAGTTTTGACCATATATTGATAATTGAGCTGCTATACGTTCACTAACAAAGGAATATCTTGATGTCCCTACGTTAGCTAAAGGTGCCATTCCTATATTGAAATTCTTATAGCCTTCTTGCTTTCCATACTCTATGATATTTAAAATCATAAAATCCATAGTGCCTACTATAGCATCATTAGAATATCTCATTAAATCTATAGATAAACTTCTCTCATTATCATACATAGGCATCATATTTGCAAAACATTTTATTTTATTATTTTCATCTCTAACTATAAATAGTCTATCTAAATTTAAATAATCCTCATCAAAGAATCCCATCGAAAAGCCTTTTTCTTTTTTTCCATCAAGCCATTCTTCTGATACTTCTTTAAGTTCTTCTATTAGCTCTTCTGAAAACTTTGGTTTAACTACTTCAAATGTATAACCTGCTTTAGCTATCTTATTGTAACCTGCTCTTAATCCTCTTGTTTTCTTACCTGCTATTGAGAAATTAGTCAAATCAACTATTCCCTCTTCTCCAAGCTTCATAAATTGATATCCATATTGATGTAATGTTGGAATCATCTTTTGATCTATTTGATAAAATATAGGTGTATAACCATATCTATCTGCTAAATTATAAAACTCGTCTATTGCTGATATAAATTCAAGCTTATTTCCTGCTGGATTTCCTAAAACTATAAGCTTATCTGCATATCTTTGATATT from Clostridium chauvoei encodes:
- a CDS encoding DUF4230 domain-containing protein, with product MSMQNEMVKKGGIKLKFLKRYSIKQKIIGIVILACIVAVAIGLSKFVSFDNKTTKIGFEDIGELATQTAYCTELNVTDKSRNLFGITIPFTQSKYIYSYDIVIKAGFNFEDIEWKENGTSIEVKLPKSKVLSSEIDLGSFKIYHEDDSIFTKVTITENNEVMKELKEKAEKDSIANGLLDNARTNGEKMLTAFFGNVYDLKKYEIIFKDKE
- the thrS gene encoding threonine--tRNA ligase codes for the protein MSIQIRINDGSIREIEENSTVLDLAKSISRNLGKEAVVGEVNKTLVDLDYKLKNNDEVNILTADDEKAVEVIRHSTSHILAQAVKRIYKDAKLAIGPSIENGFYYDFDIETPLTTEDLQKIEKEMNNIIKENLGFERIDIPREDAIKLMEEKDEPYKVELIRDLPENEKISLYKQGEHIDLCRGPHIKSTKYVKAFKLTSVAGAYWRGNEKNKMLQRVYGVAFSNKEQLEKHLHNLEEAKKRDHRKLGKELKLFTFMNEGPGFPFFLPKGVVLKNTLIDFWRKLHYDAGYVEVETPIMLNKKLWETSGHWYHYKENMYTSMIDEEEFALKPMNCPGGMLVYKSEAHSYRDFPMRVGELGRVHRHELSGALHGLMRVRAFTQDDAHIFMLPDQIKSEIKGVVDLIDKVYSIFGFKYSIELSTRPEDSMGSDEDWNLAEESLKAALNELNLDYVINEGDGAFYGPKIDFHLEDSLGRTWQCGTIQLDFQLPQRFELDYIGKDGEKHRPIVIHRVIFGSIERFIGILIEHFAGKFPTWLAPIQVKILPISDKFNAYSEEVKNKLNANGIRVEMDSRSEKIGYKIREARNERIQYIIVIGEKEEQENKISMRSRKNGDEGSMELEELIKRINNEVENKEL
- a CDS encoding NUDIX hydrolase, producing MPYLQEINNPHRGWEFPGGQIENGEDLIEGVTREVLEESGIEIKVKNLVGVYSSRPYKIYKELNI
- a CDS encoding FAD-dependent oxidoreductase — translated: MKSIWSESCNFEKREALKGDIKTDILVIGAGIAGVLIAYMLKESGKDVIVIEGDEIAGGNTKNTTAKITSQHDLIYNKLILEFGEEGARQYAKANEIAIKKYKEIIEKRKIECDFEEKSAYIYSLNEIDKLKEEVEAAKKLGIKAEFIKETNLPFEIKGAVKFNNQGQFNPLKFLKDISKDLIIYENTRALEIKENLVVTNRGEITANHIVVATHYPIMNTPGYYFMRMHQERSYVIALENVNNIDGMYIDADKEGYSFRTYKNLLLLGGITQRTGENEEGGSYDKLRQVTKELFPNSKEKYYWSAQDCMTMDGIPYIGEYSYETPNIYVATGFNKWGMTNSMVAAMIISDMILEKENDFSDIFSPKRFDLSLSINNIAKDISQTAKNFIAQKVYIPSNRIEHIKNGHGGIVDYDGEKVGVYKDNEGKAFFVTTKCAHLGCQLHWNADELTWDCPCHGSRFDYKGRLIESPATKDLIDD
- a CDS encoding FtsW/RodA/SpoVE family cell cycle protein; the protein is MKKNNVLLDVYANSLPKTIIFALGGILLLVLMLKIDYRNLKKYCKFIYISTIIISLITIFFSSHINGAIGWVIIGPISFNIFTIAPFFLIISLAGIFENWNWNNKKYLCIGLLLALLPSLIFILEASLSNATIYLIAAITVMFISGVKLKHIIISFSPLVIFLTGFFLSAPYRINRLLGFLNPYNDPEGSGWIYIKLNDLRNSAGLFGNGAIFAAQFLLNILMNFSASPITGVGLPFISYGGSSLLINIFAIAIISNVYKWRNTPFSSIN
- a CDS encoding DUF998 domain-containing protein, which codes for MLFLGVMVIDLVIPFVIAIPYKGYSHTNQVMSVLGCENSPWGIIYNLWMIASGVIFPFFGYRIFLYYENINFGVAITIFLLLSIYGFGDEIISGLFPLNEKKEDVTVSSKTHRIGSAIGFVALQFSNLFLAILGFNSGDIVLGWISFIFFILSLISFIFFAIGNKPKFKDSLFSLGGLWQRVLCLLMYIPFIVWIIM
- a CDS encoding LytR/AlgR family response regulator transcription factor, whose amino-acid sequence is MVKVAICDNNKEDVNLLKNILGKICLKNNIGIIIDKFDEGEELVDSYLNGDISYDIIFLDVILEGINGLKVAKEIRKKDKTVKIIFLSNSKKYALEGYEVSAMSYMIKPAMEEKIENNFFRAIEELNKELMDSYKVTRSGKTIVFKLKDIFYFEARQGKVILYTEDNYFEFYEKIDNIEKALSNKGFERCHRSYIVNIAKIREFKNIELVLSNREVIPIGRKYKSNLRSEIL